One Rhododendron vialii isolate Sample 1 chromosome 2a, ASM3025357v1 genomic region harbors:
- the LOC131316873 gene encoding uncharacterized protein LOC131316873 isoform X2 has product MIKFIFTNALRHVSSAAKSSAAHNIHFLQIHPFSSSLKSLQNPKIQHPFTVTYLIKSCGFSAEVAISASKRVNFESPKRPNSVLAFFKNNEFTKTQISNVIKKYPQLLISDPNKTLLPKIEFLKSKGVSAKDVARIMSTSAFAVRSLENLIIPSFNFCSNLLRSEEKTIAAIKRCAMLLSLDNLTHVTPNIEILREASVPNAHVISSFLKQPRPFMMRSNEFRQIVEDVEKMGFDPSKGSFLRAIHVLRAVSKSTWEKKVEVYKKWGWTKDEILVAFKLFPDCMRVSEDKINRVMDFAINQIGWESSVIARRPVLISLSFEKRILPRFAIYRVLSSKGIIKTKGLRRDPTNS; this is encoded by the exons atgaTCAAGTTTATCTTTACGAACGCTTTGCGCCATGTAAGTTCTGCTGCTAAATCTTCTGCGGCCCACAATATCCATTTCCTTCAAATCCACCCCTTTTCCTCATCTCTCAAAtcccttcaaaacccaaaaattcAACACCCATTCACAGTCACTTACCTCATAAAATCATGTGGGTTTTCTGCAGAAGTAGCCATTTCCGCATCAAAGCGTGTTAATTTCGAATCTCCCAAAAGGCCAAACTCTGTACTGGCATTCTTCAAGAACAATGAATTCACCAAAACCCAGATCTCAAACGTCATTAAAAAGTACCCTCAGTTACTCATATCCGATCCCAATAAAACCCTTTTGCCCAAAATCGAGTTTCTCAAATCTAAAGGCGTTTCAGCCAAAGATGTTGCCAGGATAATGTCTACATCGGCATTTGCTGTGAGAAGTTTGGAAAATTTGATCATCCCGTCTTTCAATTTCTGTAGTAATTTGCTTCGATCCGAAGAGAAAACCATAGCTGCTATTAAACGTTGTGCTATGCTTCTTTCGTTAGACAATCTAACTCATGTCACACCCAACATCGAAATCTTGCGTGAAGCCAGTGTGCCGAATGCCCATGTAATAAGTTCGTTTTTGAAGCAACCTAGACCATTCATGATGCGCAGCAATGAGTTTCGACAGATCGTGGAGGATGTAGAGAAAATGGGGTTTGACCCTTCGAAGGGGAGTTTCTTGAGAGCAATTCATGTGTTGAGAGCAGTGAGTAAATCTACGTGGGAGAAGAAGGTTGAGGTTTATAAGAAATGGGGTTGGACCAAGGATGAGATTCTTGTAGCTTTTAAGTTGTTTCCGGATTGTATGCGAGTGTCGGAGGATAAGATCAATCGGGTGATGGATTTTGCTATCAATCAAATCGGTTGGGAGTCTTCGGTCATTGCAAGACGGCCAGTACTCATTTCGTTGAGCTTTGAGAAGAGGATCCTTCCAAGGTTTGCCATTTATCGAGTTTTGTCGTCGAAGGGTATAATTAAGACCAAAG GATTACGACGAGATCCCACAAATTCCTAA
- the LOC131316873 gene encoding uncharacterized protein LOC131316873 isoform X1, whose product MIKFIFTNALRHVSSAAKSSAAHNIHFLQIHPFSSSLKSLQNPKIQHPFTVTYLIKSCGFSAEVAISASKRVNFESPKRPNSVLAFFKNNEFTKTQISNVIKKYPQLLISDPNKTLLPKIEFLKSKGVSAKDVARIMSTSAFAVRSLENLIIPSFNFCSNLLRSEEKTIAAIKRCAMLLSLDNLTHVTPNIEILREASVPNAHVISSFLKQPRPFMMRSNEFRQIVEDVEKMGFDPSKGSFLRAIHVLRAVSKSTWEKKVEVYKKWGWTKDEILVAFKLFPDCMRVSEDKINRVMDFAINQIGWESSVIARRPVLISLSFEKRILPRFAIYRVLSSKGIIKTKGISSTTLSISEKLFLEKFVMRYREEAPELLKLYKE is encoded by the coding sequence atgaTCAAGTTTATCTTTACGAACGCTTTGCGCCATGTAAGTTCTGCTGCTAAATCTTCTGCGGCCCACAATATCCATTTCCTTCAAATCCACCCCTTTTCCTCATCTCTCAAAtcccttcaaaacccaaaaattcAACACCCATTCACAGTCACTTACCTCATAAAATCATGTGGGTTTTCTGCAGAAGTAGCCATTTCCGCATCAAAGCGTGTTAATTTCGAATCTCCCAAAAGGCCAAACTCTGTACTGGCATTCTTCAAGAACAATGAATTCACCAAAACCCAGATCTCAAACGTCATTAAAAAGTACCCTCAGTTACTCATATCCGATCCCAATAAAACCCTTTTGCCCAAAATCGAGTTTCTCAAATCTAAAGGCGTTTCAGCCAAAGATGTTGCCAGGATAATGTCTACATCGGCATTTGCTGTGAGAAGTTTGGAAAATTTGATCATCCCGTCTTTCAATTTCTGTAGTAATTTGCTTCGATCCGAAGAGAAAACCATAGCTGCTATTAAACGTTGTGCTATGCTTCTTTCGTTAGACAATCTAACTCATGTCACACCCAACATCGAAATCTTGCGTGAAGCCAGTGTGCCGAATGCCCATGTAATAAGTTCGTTTTTGAAGCAACCTAGACCATTCATGATGCGCAGCAATGAGTTTCGACAGATCGTGGAGGATGTAGAGAAAATGGGGTTTGACCCTTCGAAGGGGAGTTTCTTGAGAGCAATTCATGTGTTGAGAGCAGTGAGTAAATCTACGTGGGAGAAGAAGGTTGAGGTTTATAAGAAATGGGGTTGGACCAAGGATGAGATTCTTGTAGCTTTTAAGTTGTTTCCGGATTGTATGCGAGTGTCGGAGGATAAGATCAATCGGGTGATGGATTTTGCTATCAATCAAATCGGTTGGGAGTCTTCGGTCATTGCAAGACGGCCAGTACTCATTTCGTTGAGCTTTGAGAAGAGGATCCTTCCAAGGTTTGCCATTTATCGAGTTTTGTCGTCGAAGGGTATAATTAAGACCAAAGGTATTAGTTCTACGACACTGTCAATTTCTGAAAAGCTGTTTCTAGAGAAGTTTGTAATGCGTTACAGGGAAGAAGCTCCGGAACTATTGAAGTTGTACAAGGAATAG
- the LOC131317148 gene encoding uncharacterized protein LOC131317148 → MALIPSPCSELKALQVAAPQNDVVLGDFGQSSNNTKLRRFETLNPPTPPELPQISGCFRFPRQPWTTITRTAVQLEHHHHWRPRSTSHHHRRAPLPNPSTPPPPATTPWLLRTPTAVTPTTKIFWVAVFGARMSYFLGCLPS, encoded by the exons atggcctta ATTCCGAGTCCCTGCAGTGAGCTGAAAGCACTGCAGGTTGCAGccccccaaaacgacgtcgttttgggggaTTTTGGCCAATCCAGTAATAATAcaaaactacgtcgttttgaGACCCTAAATCCCCCAACGCCCCCAGAACTCCCCCAAATTTCAGGATGCTTTAGGTTTCCACGGCAACCATGGACGACGATAACCAGAACAGCAGTGCAACTtgaacaccaccaccactggcGACCACGATCCACgtcccaccaccaccggcgagCACCACTACCCAACCCCAGCACTCCCCCACCGCCGGCGACCACCCCTTGGCTTCTGCGCACTCCGACCGCTGTTACCCCCAccacgaag ATTTTCTGGGTGGCTGTTTTTGGGGCTAGAATGAGCTATTTTCTGGGTTGTTTACCAAGCTAA
- the LOC131316874 gene encoding protein FAR1-RELATED SEQUENCE 1-like produces MWMKKTWDIRKKWAHVYMKWSFTTGMRSTQLSESLNAKIKKFVKFDHDIVQFFTHFDRLVMEKRDNEIDSIFDSREKLPKQKLKKSPMLIQVAQFYTPPLFDLFHDEVDLSLSCKVKQHHEFEGEFKCVIGLHGKKSLESQCGGNIEFLVSGSVKLDEFGDNICREVHCTCRKFENFGILCGHEIKGLDRMSVMEIPESYILRRWRLDAKACASKDSKVSVEEDDPKLAKAARYRNLCPKMVKLCARSCELKAAYEFVAIGVEDMCAKVDKMLLEVGDSIDEGIDQLEVNDPRFRGVNGLKKKAGVNKRKGKRLKPWYEKNGKRKKLTVTPTSLYQDVPMPYMPEMINCESNLSSQTSFHPQTFEVTGDETFLQDDEFFELISAPQQSRQN; encoded by the exons ATGTGGATGAAGAAAACTTGGGATATTAGAAAGAAGTGGGCACATGTATACATGAAGTGGTCGTTCACAACGGGAATGCGAAGCACCCAACTTAGTGAGAGCCTAAATGCAAAGATAAAGAAATTTGTGAAGTTTGATCATGacattgttcaattttttacaCATTTTGATAGACTTGTTATGGAGAAGCGGGATAACGAAATTGATTCTATATTTGATTCTAGGGAAAAGCTACCaaaacaaaagttgaaaaaatccCCCATGTTAATTCAAGTTGCACAATTTTATACTCCTCCTCTATTTGACTTGTTCCACGATGAGGTTGACTTGTCCCTTTCTTGTAAAGTGAAACAACACCATGAGTTTGAAGGAGAATTCAAGTGTGTGATCGGCTTGCATGGAAAAAAGTCTTTGGAGAGCCAGTGTGGGGGAAATATTGAGTTTCTTGTGTCAGGTAGTGTTAAATTGGATGAGTTTGGGGATAATATTTGTCGAGAGGTTCATTGTACTTGTCGAAAATTTGAGAACTTTGGAATTCTTTGTGGTCATGAAATTAAAGGTCTTGATAGAATGAGTGTTATGGAAATTCCTGAAAGTTATATATTACGTCGATGGAGATTAGACGCAAAAGCTTGTGCATCTAAGGATAGCAAAGTTAGCGTGGAGGAGGATGATCCTAAATTGGCAAAAGCAGCGCGTTATAGGAATCTTTGtcccaaaatggtaaaattgtgTGCTCGATCGTGTGAATTGAAAGCTGCTTATGAGTTCGTAGCCATCGGAGTGGAGGACATGTGTGCCAAAGTGGATAAAATGTTGCTTGAGGTGGGAGACTCTATTGATGAGGGAATTGACCAGTTAGAGGTGAATGATCCTAGGTTTCGAGGAGTCAATGGTTTGAAGAAGAAAGCCGGAGTTAACAAACGGAAGGGTAAGCGTTTGAAACCTTGGTATGAGAAGaatggaaagaggaaaaaacttACTGTCACACCTACCAGTCTTTATCAG GATGTTCCAATGCCCTATATGCCCGAAATGATCAATTGCGAATCTAATTTGTCTTCCCAAACATCATTCCATCCACAAACTTTTGAG GTGACGGGAGATGAGACATTCTTGCAAGATGATGAATTTTTTGAGTTGATTAGTGCTCCACAACAATCCCGACAAAACTAG